In Nitrospiraceae bacterium, the following are encoded in one genomic region:
- a CDS encoding CHAT domain-containing protein has translation MKRLIVHGQREPLDGKSTIPDFPANLNDLVTLKHSARVQRARAGQSPLEIDDLSSDDLIQLELDQGMKLWVRADDLEKDFGLTPSRGPAGDVVELPGMLPIGAASRGIVGNWVIKGFKVFGLDPVGATTDLIKDKVEGVLKPGPGLYRWEGKESSDYTRIKSLEKERTDTPWLVFIHGTASSTEGSFGGLWEDGANPLMAQLLMHYPKRVLAFQHRTLSHNPVQNALELAGYFPKGARLHLVSHSRGGLVGELLCRSMMEGRFPFDADDLQAFSQPDRKDDLKQLEQLGHLLQQRQFVIERFVRVGCPARGTTLASGRLDRYLSIILNVVEAIPGLKGNPVVEGFSAFLLGVVKNRTKPEELPGLEAQMPDSPLVRLLNRPGVRSMADLHVLGGDVAGEGVLGRLKTFVTDLFYREDHDLVVNTPAMFGGAERTGEIQYWIDTGKDVNHFSYFRNPDTANRLMQALTKNAPHPLFHRLEREPSEVTEDDYRKRAVGSPQPFVYVLPGTMGSQLRVGKDRVWLDKLDLAFGGLKKLKYTAKNVVADQPIGSGYKDLIRYLANSHTVKPFPYDWRKSLIELAERFRKDLEDTVKAQEAVGQPVRIIAHSMGGLVVRVMIATEEGKKVWDRMCRHPGARFIMLGTPNEGSHAITGMLMGRDPLVRMLDLLDITNSQSTLLGIISRFDGVLQLLPHTGSLNVYQAETWKSLLEHDRDRARGVFGAKVATSKTAGIEWPVPDAAQLAEASKVQQLIQASPIDPQRMIYVAGRADATPCDVSIDLSAPATRRIRIDATPFGDGRVPWDTGIPGALKHRTYYVDSEHGDLANAPEAFDGLLDLLNAGATTKLSHVPPVRRGVSVVPFELPEVRLEMYPSEEDLVASALGSARVKKETPPTRKVRVTMVHGNLSRASSPVAVGHYEGDTIVSAEAYLDRQLNGRLRERQCLGLYPDKLNTSAVVLNDGDCHPGSTHPGAIVVGLGMVGELTPGGLTSTMTDALVNYALKCIEVERERRSVTAVDGSCGPRLKIPLTMLLIGTGAGGLSLVDSLQSLLRGVLQANRRLDRLEPTAIPESEEETPNKDNLLASIETVEILELYQDRAIQATKSLLELGQSRDFREHFQIDEVMIEGVEGRRRASFDEDEGWWQRLRIATQKDGSLKFEALTNRARAETYLQPAQRKLIERFLERAMATTQNDLELSSTLFELIIPNRLKEYAPDRRKMVLVLDEKSAAYPWELLHNQYDPNSRPLAVEAGMVRQLAVPQFREKVLHGTALNALVIGDPTSHEPSGKFAPLPGAAAEAREVAQLIRHQGYRDVVELVEEEATPDAILTALYKQPYRIVHCAAHGVFEFPIEDDPAKQGTADSQKVPGTPPKMVTGMVLGEGLFLTPTEINQMRYVPELVFLNCCHLGQTKGSAEQSNIPFHQLASNLGTQLIRMGVRAVVAAGWAVDDMAAKTFAKKFYEEMFQNRTFGDAVQLAREEIFLRQGGSNTWGAYQCYGDPDFSLNVGAKSMGIQRRMVAPVELRVELYNLVQEAKTAGQKDADRLRRRLQELVAGVGQGWTDSAAMCAALGLAYGELGLFAEAVRYYDRGRILQPADATVESLEQLANLKVRWALQRLERQGDPTAQKLDPLEKDFPIKELFEDAEHILAGLLAIQQTQERYALKGKLYKGKAMLLTTKAEQRKALLEMKHCYAEGYNIGKDAKRHDVYYPLGNRLAAEIVLSWGQPKGRSTRRGKPKGADPLAEGLAELSTYAKELTGKGQSFWGMSLTPDHKLLEVLYAQRLTANDQKEILNGYLEANRRGGSAREMDSIIKNIKFFESMVATQAPLNIRQQLSAGLKSLRESLLSDGGGNGEPES, from the coding sequence ATGAAACGTCTTATCGTTCATGGACAGCGTGAGCCGCTCGACGGGAAATCCACCATTCCCGATTTTCCTGCCAATCTGAATGACCTGGTTACCCTTAAGCATAGTGCCAGGGTCCAACGGGCTCGCGCGGGCCAATCACCTCTGGAAATTGATGATCTGAGTTCAGACGATCTCATTCAACTGGAATTGGATCAGGGGATGAAATTGTGGGTGCGTGCGGATGATCTGGAGAAGGATTTTGGATTGACACCCAGCCGTGGGCCTGCGGGTGACGTGGTTGAACTGCCCGGTATGTTGCCTATTGGGGCCGCCAGTCGGGGCATCGTCGGGAATTGGGTGATAAAAGGTTTCAAAGTTTTTGGCCTGGACCCCGTGGGCGCGACCACGGACCTGATTAAGGATAAGGTCGAGGGTGTGTTGAAGCCGGGTCCGGGTCTCTATCGGTGGGAAGGAAAAGAGTCGTCTGATTACACCCGGATCAAATCCCTGGAAAAGGAAAGGACGGATACCCCGTGGCTGGTCTTCATTCACGGAACAGCCTCGTCGACCGAGGGCAGTTTCGGTGGATTATGGGAAGACGGGGCCAATCCGCTTATGGCGCAACTTCTGATGCATTACCCCAAACGCGTGCTGGCCTTTCAACATCGCACCCTTTCTCACAATCCCGTCCAAAACGCCTTGGAACTTGCCGGGTATTTTCCCAAAGGGGCTCGTCTGCACCTGGTCTCACATTCCCGTGGGGGGCTTGTCGGGGAATTGCTGTGTCGCAGCATGATGGAGGGCCGATTCCCCTTTGACGCGGATGATCTCCAGGCCTTTTCCCAACCGGATCGGAAGGACGATCTAAAGCAGTTGGAGCAACTCGGCCACCTGCTCCAACAACGGCAATTCGTCATTGAGCGATTTGTGCGGGTGGGCTGTCCAGCCCGCGGCACCACCCTGGCGAGTGGCCGGTTGGATCGATATCTCTCGATTATCCTGAACGTGGTTGAGGCGATCCCGGGACTGAAGGGCAATCCGGTGGTTGAGGGATTCTCTGCGTTCCTGCTGGGTGTGGTGAAAAACCGGACAAAGCCGGAAGAGTTGCCAGGGTTGGAGGCGCAGATGCCGGATTCGCCATTGGTTCGCCTTCTCAATCGACCGGGAGTCCGGTCGATGGCGGATCTGCATGTTTTAGGCGGAGATGTGGCCGGGGAAGGGGTGCTGGGGCGTCTCAAAACATTCGTGACGGATTTATTCTATCGTGAAGATCATGATTTGGTCGTGAATACACCGGCGATGTTCGGCGGGGCGGAGCGGACGGGAGAGATTCAGTATTGGATCGATACCGGGAAGGATGTCAACCATTTCTCATATTTTCGCAATCCGGATACGGCGAATCGGCTGATGCAGGCCCTCACCAAGAACGCGCCCCATCCCCTCTTTCACCGACTGGAGCGCGAGCCTTCCGAAGTGACCGAAGATGATTACCGCAAACGCGCCGTCGGATCTCCACAACCGTTTGTCTATGTCCTACCCGGCACCATGGGTAGTCAACTCAGGGTGGGAAAAGACCGGGTCTGGTTGGATAAGTTGGATTTAGCCTTTGGCGGCCTGAAAAAGCTGAAGTATACCGCAAAAAATGTGGTGGCTGATCAACCTATCGGGAGTGGCTACAAGGACCTCATCAGGTATTTGGCCAATTCTCATACCGTCAAACCCTTTCCCTATGATTGGCGGAAATCGCTGATCGAACTCGCTGAACGGTTTCGCAAAGATTTAGAGGATACGGTCAAGGCACAGGAAGCTGTCGGACAACCGGTACGGATCATTGCGCACTCCATGGGCGGATTGGTTGTCCGAGTTATGATTGCGACGGAGGAGGGGAAAAAGGTGTGGGATCGCATGTGCCGGCATCCCGGTGCCCGCTTCATCATGCTGGGCACTCCCAATGAGGGGTCGCATGCCATCACGGGAATGCTCATGGGGCGTGATCCCCTGGTGCGAATGTTAGATCTTCTGGATATCACCAATTCCCAATCGACCTTACTGGGAATTATTTCCAGATTTGACGGGGTGTTGCAGCTTCTCCCGCATACCGGTTCCCTTAATGTCTATCAAGCGGAAACCTGGAAGTCACTCCTGGAGCATGATCGAGATCGGGCACGAGGGGTATTTGGGGCCAAAGTGGCGACCTCAAAGACCGCCGGGATCGAATGGCCCGTGCCCGATGCCGCGCAACTGGCTGAAGCCTCCAAGGTTCAACAACTCATTCAGGCCAGCCCGATTGACCCTCAACGGATGATCTATGTCGCGGGGCGTGCGGATGCGACACCGTGTGATGTCTCCATTGACCTTTCGGCTCCCGCCACGCGGCGAATACGGATTGATGCGACCCCCTTTGGGGATGGGCGGGTTCCCTGGGATACCGGCATTCCCGGAGCACTCAAGCACCGGACGTATTATGTGGACAGTGAACATGGTGATCTGGCCAATGCTCCGGAAGCGTTTGATGGTCTGCTTGATTTATTGAATGCCGGGGCCACCACGAAGTTGTCCCACGTGCCTCCCGTTCGTCGGGGGGTGTCCGTTGTCCCCTTTGAGCTCCCCGAGGTTCGGCTCGAGATGTATCCCAGCGAGGAGGATCTCGTGGCGTCCGCATTGGGCTCCGCGCGCGTCAAAAAGGAAACACCGCCTACCCGGAAAGTTAGGGTGACCATGGTCCATGGCAATTTGTCCCGCGCATCGTCTCCTGTGGCGGTGGGGCATTATGAAGGAGACACGATTGTCAGTGCCGAGGCCTATCTTGACCGGCAACTCAATGGTCGATTGCGTGAACGACAGTGTTTGGGCCTCTATCCGGATAAACTGAATACTTCTGCCGTGGTGTTAAACGATGGGGATTGTCATCCGGGAAGCACCCATCCAGGGGCAATAGTCGTGGGATTGGGCATGGTCGGGGAATTAACCCCTGGCGGGTTAACGAGCACCATGACAGATGCGCTCGTCAACTATGCGCTCAAATGTATCGAGGTTGAGCGGGAACGCCGAAGTGTCACCGCTGTGGATGGTTCGTGTGGTCCAAGACTGAAAATCCCGTTGACCATGTTGCTGATCGGGACGGGTGCGGGAGGATTGTCACTGGTGGATTCCTTGCAGTCCCTTCTTCGCGGAGTTCTTCAGGCGAATCGGCGGTTGGATCGACTGGAACCGACTGCGATACCTGAATCCGAAGAGGAGACTCCAAATAAGGACAATCTCCTGGCCTCCATTGAGACGGTCGAGATACTCGAGCTGTATCAGGATCGGGCCATTCAAGCCACGAAATCGCTCCTGGAACTGGGGCAATCACGGGATTTTCGTGAACATTTCCAAATCGATGAAGTGATGATCGAAGGGGTTGAGGGGCGCCGCCGGGCCTCCTTTGATGAAGATGAAGGCTGGTGGCAACGACTGCGCATTGCCACCCAAAAGGACGGCTCCTTGAAATTCGAAGCCCTCACCAACCGGGCGCGGGCGGAAACCTACTTGCAGCCGGCACAACGAAAACTCATTGAACGGTTTTTGGAACGGGCCATGGCCACCACACAGAATGATCTGGAATTATCCAGTACCCTGTTTGAACTCATCATTCCAAATCGGCTGAAGGAATATGCCCCGGACCGCCGCAAGATGGTGTTGGTGCTGGACGAGAAGTCTGCCGCCTATCCCTGGGAATTGTTGCACAATCAGTACGATCCTAACTCCCGTCCATTAGCGGTGGAGGCCGGGATGGTCCGGCAACTGGCCGTTCCTCAATTCCGTGAAAAGGTCCTCCATGGGACTGCTCTCAATGCATTGGTCATTGGGGACCCCACGAGTCACGAACCATCCGGAAAATTTGCTCCCTTGCCGGGTGCCGCGGCCGAAGCGAGGGAAGTGGCGCAACTCATTCGTCACCAGGGGTACCGGGATGTGGTGGAACTTGTTGAGGAGGAAGCGACACCGGATGCGATTCTGACTGCCCTGTATAAGCAACCTTATCGCATTGTGCATTGTGCGGCGCATGGTGTCTTTGAATTTCCAATAGAAGATGACCCTGCCAAGCAAGGCACGGCAGACTCTCAGAAGGTCCCTGGAACGCCACCCAAGATGGTCACGGGAATGGTTTTAGGGGAAGGCCTGTTTTTGACCCCGACCGAAATTAATCAAATGCGGTATGTGCCTGAGTTGGTATTTTTGAATTGCTGCCATCTGGGACAAACCAAAGGCAGTGCCGAACAGTCGAACATTCCATTTCATCAACTCGCTTCAAACCTCGGGACCCAACTGATTCGCATGGGTGTGCGGGCGGTGGTTGCGGCAGGTTGGGCTGTGGACGACATGGCCGCTAAAACCTTCGCCAAGAAATTCTATGAAGAGATGTTCCAAAACCGGACCTTCGGTGATGCCGTGCAGCTGGCGCGTGAGGAGATTTTCCTTCGCCAGGGCGGATCCAATACCTGGGGTGCGTATCAATGTTATGGGGATCCGGATTTTTCGCTAAACGTCGGAGCGAAAAGCATGGGGATACAACGCCGGATGGTGGCTCCTGTTGAATTGCGAGTGGAATTGTACAACCTGGTTCAAGAGGCCAAAACAGCCGGGCAAAAGGATGCAGACCGGTTAAGACGCCGATTGCAAGAATTGGTAGCCGGTGTCGGACAAGGGTGGACGGATTCTGCGGCCATGTGTGCGGCACTGGGGTTAGCCTACGGGGAATTGGGCCTCTTCGCGGAGGCGGTTCGATACTATGATCGAGGGAGGATCCTGCAACCGGCCGACGCGACGGTGGAGTCGCTGGAACAGTTAGCCAACCTGAAAGTCCGATGGGCGCTCCAGCGTCTCGAAAGGCAGGGAGATCCCACTGCACAAAAGCTCGACCCACTGGAAAAAGATTTTCCAATCAAGGAACTCTTTGAGGATGCGGAACATATACTCGCGGGCCTTCTCGCGATCCAACAAACACAGGAACGGTATGCTCTCAAAGGTAAGCTCTATAAGGGAAAAGCCATGCTTCTCACCACGAAGGCGGAGCAACGGAAAGCCCTACTGGAGATGAAGCATTGTTATGCGGAGGGCTATAACATTGGCAAGGATGCCAAGCGACATGATGTGTATTATCCCCTGGGAAACCGGCTCGCGGCTGAAATTGTGCTCTCGTGGGGACAGCCTAAAGGACGGTCAACGCGACGCGGAAAGCCAAAAGGAGCTGATCCTCTCGCGGAGGGGCTTGCCGAATTATCAACGTATGCAAAGGAATTAACCGGGAAAGGACAATCCTTCTGGGGTATGAGTCTGACTCCTGATCACAAACTGCTCGAGGTATTATATGCACAGCGTCTGACAGCCAACGATCAAAAGGAAATTCTCAATGGATACCTTGAGGCCAACCGACGGGGAGGGTCGGCCAGAGAAATGGACTCCATTATCAAAAACATCAAGTTCTTTGAATCGATGGTGGCCACTCAGGCCCCTCTCAACATTCGTCAACAGCTGAGCGCCGGACTGAAAAGCTTACGTGAGAGTCTGCTGTCCGATGGTGGCGGAAATGGCGAGCCTGAATCGTAA
- a CDS encoding type II toxin-antitoxin system VapC family toxin, with translation MLKNGKYELFWSAASDWELTVKLSLGKLKLQKGWQGLLEQEKKINRIVDLPIYERHCEPHVNLPWIHRDPFDRVLICQAISEKLILLTKDETIRQYPDKTAW, from the coding sequence ATTTTAAAGAATGGAAAATACGAATTATTTTGGAGTGCGGCCAGTGATTGGGAACTCACCGTCAAGCTTTCGTTAGGAAAACTCAAGCTTCAAAAAGGGTGGCAAGGCTTGTTAGAACAAGAAAAAAAGATCAATCGAATTGTCGATCTGCCGATCTATGAACGGCATTGTGAGCCTCACGTCAACCTCCCATGGATTCATCGCGATCCCTTTGATCGTGTATTAATCTGCCAGGCGATTTCAGAAAAACTCATCCTGCTCACCAAAGACGAGACCATTCGCCAATACCCCGATAAAACCGCCTGGTAA
- a CDS encoding type II toxin-antitoxin system Phd/YefM family antitoxin, giving the protein MVIITIHQAKTHFSKLIQRALAGEEIIVAKGKKPVARIVPIPEAQKTRTFSGAKGIVKYISSDFDESLEEFPDAPG; this is encoded by the coding sequence ATGGTCATTATCACCATTCATCAAGCCAAGACGCATTTTTCGAAGCTGATTCAACGAGCCTTAGCCGGGGAGGAAATTATTGTGGCCAAGGGGAAGAAGCCAGTGGCAAGAATAGTGCCTATTCCAGAGGCTCAAAAAACACGGACGTTCAGTGGAGCCAAAGGTATTGTGAAATATATTTCAAGCGATTTTGATGAGTCGCTCGAAGAATTCCCTGATGCTCCGGGATGA
- a CDS encoding efflux transporter outer membrane subunit, translating into MIGMRSVVLMFLILCLPGCLVGPDYQQPVLNVPEDWNRMTLGGSSSPLPITVGQVPEAEWWRMFGSDELNGLIEQALDRNHDLRQAAFRVLEARAIAYGSGAGLYPNVSLDGSYSRIRRSESILVGPTGGAPEGFAPPGANFDIWRADIDLRWELDLWGRIRRGKEAFTAEALGSEMNRRGLLLSLVGEVGESYFRLRELDEQLEIAERNLALQQDSLSIIRSRAQAGLVSDLDVKREETLVAQTASQIPEFRRQRAVQLHQLEVLTGANPGTLVVSAKPLRSVMAQPTIPVGLPSDLLQRRPDILEKEETLKAANARIGEARAYFFPSLSITGTGGFVTSEFDQWFKWGSRNMAIGPSVTLPIFEGYTNLARLEVAENRYQQMLEDYHQTILNAFREVADVLVALQTRKEQLANQRQQVAAARESLELADIRYRKGLVSYIDVIDAQRIVLDAELGVVQTERARLTAMVDLFKAVGGGWEEEHLAQVIQENP; encoded by the coding sequence ATGATCGGAATGAGATCCGTAGTCCTGATGTTCCTGATCCTTTGTCTGCCGGGATGCCTGGTGGGGCCGGACTATCAGCAGCCGGTCCTCAATGTGCCGGAAGACTGGAACAGGATGACCTTGGGAGGCTCATCCTCTCCGCTTCCCATTACGGTAGGACAGGTGCCGGAGGCGGAGTGGTGGCGAATGTTTGGCAGCGATGAATTAAACGGCTTGATTGAACAGGCCTTGGATCGTAACCATGATCTCCGACAAGCGGCGTTTCGGGTGCTGGAAGCGCGCGCGATTGCCTATGGATCAGGAGCCGGGCTTTATCCCAATGTGTCTCTGGATGGATCGTATAGCCGAATTCGTCGATCGGAAAGTATTTTGGTCGGTCCCACAGGAGGGGCGCCTGAAGGGTTCGCGCCACCGGGAGCCAATTTTGATATTTGGCGTGCGGACATCGATCTTCGATGGGAACTGGATTTATGGGGTCGCATTCGACGCGGGAAAGAGGCTTTTACCGCAGAAGCGTTGGGGAGCGAAATGAATCGCCGCGGCCTGTTGTTGAGCCTGGTCGGTGAGGTGGGAGAATCCTATTTCCGGCTTCGTGAACTCGACGAACAACTGGAAATTGCGGAGCGGAACCTGGCCCTTCAACAAGACTCCCTGTCGATCATCCGGAGCCGTGCGCAGGCCGGTCTGGTGTCCGACCTGGATGTGAAACGTGAGGAAACTCTTGTGGCGCAAACGGCCTCGCAAATTCCCGAGTTTCGGCGTCAACGGGCTGTACAACTGCATCAACTCGAAGTGTTGACCGGAGCCAATCCCGGTACGCTGGTGGTCTCCGCCAAACCCCTTCGGTCCGTGATGGCGCAACCCACGATCCCTGTTGGTCTGCCTTCAGATCTGTTGCAACGGCGCCCGGATATTTTGGAAAAAGAAGAAACCTTAAAAGCCGCCAATGCGCGCATCGGGGAAGCGCGAGCATACTTTTTCCCGAGTCTGTCTATCACGGGAACGGGAGGGTTTGTCACCAGCGAATTCGATCAATGGTTCAAATGGGGCAGTCGCAACATGGCGATCGGTCCCTCGGTTACCCTTCCGATCTTTGAAGGCTATACCAATTTGGCCAGATTAGAGGTGGCGGAAAACCGGTATCAGCAAATGTTGGAGGACTATCATCAAACCATACTGAATGCGTTTAGGGAAGTGGCTGATGTGCTGGTTGCCCTGCAAACGCGAAAAGAACAACTGGCGAATCAACGCCAACAGGTTGCCGCCGCGCGGGAATCGCTGGAACTCGCGGATATCCGGTATCGCAAGGGATTGGTCAGCTATATCGACGTCATCGATGCTCAGCGCATCGTGCTCGATGCAGAATTGGGAGTGGTCCAAACCGAACGCGCACGCCTTACGGCGATGGTGGATCTGTTCAAAGCCGTGGGTGGCGGTTGGGAGGAGGAACACCTGGCTCAAGTCATCCAAGAGAATCCCTGA
- a CDS encoding efflux RND transporter periplasmic adaptor subunit, translating to MVLRRLSFWIAVGGIILTMATLWGANKKVAPPPPMEAPPQNPYPVTVAAAGIIEAVNENVRIAPPVSGLVTKVYVTVADHVEQGDPLFQLDDRELRAQLQTRTDSLPSAAARIAEQEIRLRDVQDQLKRLQSVTDRRAVSEDDVKRKWHEAEGAKRALIRARADFHLAKTERDEVQAMVNRLTVRAPRAATILQVNIRAGEYATVNAIEPLIILGDTETLQVRADIDEVNAPLVVPGSPAVAYLKGYTDQAIPLTFDRIEPYIVPKRSLTGDNRERVDTRVLQVIYRFERPSFPVYVGQQVDVYIERPADQVSRKDQTRSEKAAGQSDSSPPLSK from the coding sequence ATGGTACTGCGGCGTTTGAGTTTTTGGATCGCGGTGGGGGGGATCATATTGACGATGGCGACGTTGTGGGGCGCGAATAAGAAAGTGGCTCCGCCTCCACCGATGGAAGCTCCTCCTCAGAATCCGTATCCGGTCACGGTGGCCGCAGCAGGCATTATTGAGGCTGTGAACGAAAACGTCAGGATCGCGCCTCCGGTCTCCGGTCTGGTGACGAAGGTGTATGTCACGGTGGCGGATCATGTTGAGCAGGGAGATCCGTTGTTTCAGTTGGATGATCGGGAGTTGCGGGCACAATTGCAAACCAGGACCGATTCGCTCCCGTCTGCAGCGGCGCGGATCGCCGAGCAGGAAATCAGGCTTCGGGATGTCCAGGACCAATTGAAGCGGCTTCAGTCGGTCACGGATCGTCGGGCGGTCAGTGAAGATGATGTGAAGCGGAAATGGCATGAAGCGGAAGGTGCCAAGCGGGCGTTGATTCGGGCAAGGGCTGATTTTCATTTGGCCAAAACCGAACGGGATGAGGTGCAAGCGATGGTCAACCGTCTCACCGTTCGGGCACCGCGTGCGGCGACGATTCTTCAGGTCAACATTCGAGCCGGGGAATATGCCACGGTGAATGCCATCGAGCCGCTCATCATACTAGGGGATACGGAAACCTTACAGGTGCGGGCTGATATCGATGAGGTCAACGCCCCGCTGGTGGTACCGGGGAGTCCAGCGGTGGCCTACCTTAAAGGGTATACGGATCAGGCTATACCTCTTACCTTTGATCGCATTGAACCCTACATTGTGCCCAAACGATCCCTCACTGGAGACAATCGTGAGCGCGTCGATACGCGGGTGCTTCAGGTCATTTATCGGTTTGAACGTCCTTCTTTCCCGGTCTATGTGGGCCAGCAAGTTGATGTCTATATCGAGCGCCCGGCCGACCAGGTCTCAAGGAAGGACCAGACCCGCTCTGAGAAGGCGGCCGGGCAATCTGACTCCTCTCCCCCTTTGTCGAAGTGA
- a CDS encoding ABC transporter ATP-binding protein — protein MQARGVVKSFGEGETRIPVLKGVDLNVAHGEVLLLVGPSGSGKTTLLSVIAGILESDEGEVRILGESILELSASEKTKFRRDHLGFIFQQYHLLPTLTALENAAVPLLIRGVAKHEALAQAEKILGSMGMGERLAALPTRLSGGEQQRVAIARALVSDPQLLLCDEPTANLDGETGHRIVQQLHDIGKQHDRGVIIVTHDTRIFEFGDRIVHMEDGRVNQIQEGQETPV, from the coding sequence GTGCAGGCCAGGGGGGTGGTGAAATCGTTTGGGGAAGGAGAGACCCGGATTCCTGTCCTGAAGGGAGTGGATTTAAATGTCGCCCACGGGGAAGTCCTGTTGCTGGTGGGGCCATCGGGTAGCGGGAAAACGACTCTCTTGTCGGTGATTGCCGGCATTTTAGAAAGCGATGAGGGAGAGGTGAGAATTTTGGGCGAATCCATTCTGGAATTGTCCGCATCGGAAAAAACGAAGTTTCGCCGGGATCATTTGGGATTTATTTTCCAACAATATCATCTCCTGCCCACTCTGACCGCGCTCGAGAATGCCGCAGTGCCGTTATTGATACGGGGGGTAGCCAAACACGAGGCCCTGGCTCAAGCGGAGAAGATTCTTGGGAGCATGGGCATGGGAGAGCGCCTGGCGGCATTGCCAACCAGACTGTCGGGAGGCGAGCAGCAGCGGGTGGCGATTGCCCGGGCCCTGGTGAGTGATCCCCAGTTACTGCTGTGTGATGAACCGACGGCGAACCTGGATGGAGAAACGGGACACCGCATTGTGCAGCAATTGCACGATATCGGAAAGCAGCATGATCGGGGGGTAATTATTGTGACGCACGATACCCGGATTTTTGAATTTGGCGATCGCATCGTCCATATGGAAGATGGAAGAGTGAATCAGATCCAAGAAGGACAGGAGACACCCGTTTAA
- a CDS encoding FtsX-like permease family protein, which yields MNYVALKMLFGDRPKYLMLLAGLTFSTMLIVQQGSIFWGLMTWSQSGITNVNAPVWVTDSNINQVEEIKPLADTTVNVVRSVSGVEWAVPLYKGVQRARLRDGNYEQIALVGIESSTLIGRPGRVLEGNIEELRSPDAVAIDQLGVERLGGPENIHLGTTFEINDHRVRVVAIVKTQKSFQNFPFVYTTYERALSVTPEERRKLSYVLASPVSGISPEELARRIHEQTGLGAFTGDQFGWKTIRWILQNTGIGVNFGTTVLLGFIVGMAISGQTFYLFTVENLPQFGALKAIGASTGMLARMILLQSFTVGSIGYGVGVGLATLFGLTAAGGDRLPFKETWPLLVGVAVALLLICSVSSVISIRKLAKLEPAIVFRG from the coding sequence ATGAATTACGTTGCACTGAAAATGTTGTTTGGCGATCGCCCAAAATACCTCATGTTGCTGGCGGGGCTCACGTTTTCCACGATGCTCATCGTTCAGCAGGGATCCATTTTCTGGGGGTTGATGACCTGGTCGCAATCGGGCATCACCAATGTGAATGCCCCGGTGTGGGTCACCGATTCCAATATCAATCAAGTCGAAGAAATTAAACCGCTGGCCGATACCACGGTGAACGTGGTTCGAAGTGTTTCCGGTGTCGAATGGGCGGTTCCCCTCTACAAGGGGGTCCAGCGGGCCCGGTTGCGGGATGGGAATTATGAGCAAATTGCGTTAGTCGGGATTGAATCCAGTACGTTAATCGGGCGACCCGGGAGGGTGTTGGAAGGCAACATTGAAGAGTTGCGTTCTCCTGACGCGGTTGCGATCGATCAATTAGGGGTGGAACGGTTAGGTGGGCCTGAGAACATTCATCTCGGCACCACGTTTGAAATCAATGATCACCGTGTCAGGGTCGTGGCGATCGTGAAAACACAAAAAAGTTTTCAAAATTTTCCCTTCGTCTACACCACCTACGAACGAGCCTTGAGTGTGACACCCGAAGAACGGAGGAAATTGTCGTATGTCCTTGCCAGTCCGGTGAGTGGGATCAGCCCGGAAGAATTGGCCAGGCGAATTCATGAGCAAACCGGATTGGGAGCATTTACCGGAGACCAGTTTGGATGGAAAACGATTCGATGGATTCTCCAAAACACCGGTATTGGCGTGAATTTCGGTACCACTGTGTTATTAGGATTTATTGTGGGGATGGCGATTTCCGGACAAACCTTTTACCTGTTTACGGTTGAGAACCTGCCGCAGTTTGGCGCGCTGAAAGCGATTGGAGCCAGCACGGGTATGCTGGCGCGGATGATCCTCCTGCAAAGTTTTACCGTCGGATCCATTGGCTATGGAGTCGGTGTGGGATTGGCCACCCTGTTTGGATTGACCGCTGCAGGCGGAGACCGGCTGCCCTTTAAAGAAACATGGCCTCTGCTCGTCGGAGTGGCCGTGGCGCTCCTGTTGATCTGTAGTGTCTCGAGTGTGATTAGCATTCGAAAGTTGGCCAAACTTGAACCGGCAATTGTGTTTCGAGGGTAG